The Setaria viridis chromosome 2, Setaria_viridis_v4.0, whole genome shotgun sequence DNA window GGGAGCCCAAGCGGATGCGAACTGGCGGCGGCAACacatcgtcttcctcctcatcgtcctcATCCCTGGACGGCGGTCGCACCAGGAGCTCCGTGGTTGAGgtggccccgccggcggcgcaagCGTCCGCGGTGGCCAGCGGGCCCgcggtgccggtggtggtggtggtggtggacacgCAGGAGGTCGGGATCCGGCTCGTGCACACGCTAAGAAAAGCAGGAGATGGAGGAGAAACTGAAGGAAGAAGCTGAGGATGGGTAAAGGAGAGGAGGTAAATGAGGGGTAAAAGAGTCTTTTGGCAATCAAAGTAGCTCCCCACCCAAACACCTcacattgctaaagtttagcactccatttgagaggactaaactttagccctagcTCCCAAACAAGGCCTTTGTCGTCTTTGTAACCTTAGGCAGCCAATCTTTCTAGCGGTTCAATCCAATAGCTGACAACATTCATTTGTATGCCGCAGGCATTATTCTTTGTAACATATTGGTCCCCTTTTCAAGGTTGGGAAATACACCCCGTAACTATTTGGCGATTGTGCATAGGTTGGTGTGTCCCGTATAGGCGACATCCACATCATCTTATTGCTCATTTGAGAGCTCAAGCTTCCAATGACATGTCATCTGTGTTGTGTGTTCTGACTGGATTTAGTTACTTTCCAGGCTTGAGATCCAAAGTATGGGCTGAGACCGTTTCGATATAAACTGGGCCTTCTGTCCCAAATGAGCCCAGTCCTCTCCACAGCGGGGCCCCGAGGAGGAGGGTAAGGCCGTGAGAAATCGTGGGCCAAAGGTCTTCCCCGGCCGTGCCGTGTCGTGCGCGCCGCCAGCTCGTTCGAGCCGCGCACGAAGCAGGCACGGCGTGCATGCGCGCGCTACGCGCAGCGCGCTTGCTTAGCCCACATGGTGCCGTCACGGTGATGGCGTGACTTGGCACGTAAAGAGTATCCCTTTGTGGCTGCAAACGAAGCTTTTGGCTACTGGCTTTGTCACCTGCTTGGCCCGCAAATCCGGGGCTTCGTTAAGCAAAACAACAAGCTGGGGACCAGCGACGGACTGACGGCAGCACGTCACCTTTGTAGCTATTGTTTTGGGTTTAGAAAAAGTATCTTTGGTTTATCAGAAGAGAAATATCAGTACAAAAGTTTCGCCGCAGTATGCATGGAAGCCACGCAGGCACCTATGCTCAGCGCTTAACTTTCACGCAACCTCTGCCCAAGGCACGGTACGATCGCTTGTGTGGCTGCTCGTCCACGATCAGGTCGCTGTCAACCGCGCATCTGTTGCTGGGGCCTCATTTGCGAAAACAGAGGTTTCTTGGTTAAGCTATCTTTTGTCGTGTaaagatatatatttttttctatcaGAACACAGTACAGAAATAAGTACCCCTCCGTTCCatattgtaggtcgttttgatttttctaggtgcataattcTAGACGTAGggtatgtctaaatgcataataatatttatgaatatagaaaagttaaaacgtttataatttgaaacagaggcaGTAGATGTTTATACAGACATGTGTACATTAATTGATATAAATAGTGACGGAGCGCCGGATAAGGTACTTAAATTTTGCCGGAAGCACGTAATCGAGTTTGGGCTGAACTATTTTGTCAAACGTTTAAGCCTTCTAGGCATCAACCTAAGTGATATAACATACCTTATCACTCCTTTCGTTCAGCTGCGCCATACCTCAATTTTGTTCCATCCTCCATCACTGGATATAAACATATACACACTAACATATTTCTGTAAGCATATCTGAAAGATTAAGCATGCATATCTTGGCATCAACAAAGTTATCACATGTAGCTCGTTTTCGATTGACACATCACCTACTACCACACAAAGAATAATGTAATTAATCtacaaaataaatttagaaatattaAGCATCCATGTTAAGTCTTGCCTCGAAGCCGGATAGGGGTGTTAGATAATTCATTGCCGTtccttttttaaagaaaaaaagcaTGAATGAATTGGAGTTGCTCTACAAACTATCATTTCTCCATTTTTCAATAGAAATTGGATAAAAAAAGTACCGTGAGGTTTCCGCGGTTAAGAACAGAGGAATTTGAACGATCAGCACTGTCGAACCGTACCTTTTTAGGGTGGGAACATCTCCAACTTATTAGTAGAAACTGAGAACTCCTCTTTATATTATCCGCAAACAATTAATACCGGCTATTTTAACCTGCACAGCATGCAGCATGCAGCTAAGCCTGGAATGGTTTGGTCTCAAATCGGTTTTAGTGGTTTGGTTGTCTTAACTGGTGTTGGTTGGTTTGGTGGATAATGGTGTGACATATATAATGATTGGGTTTAGTTTGGTTTAGCGATTGTAATGGTTTGGGCCAGTTGGAATTGGTTTGACTAATTCAAAATATTCAACAATAGTAAAATTAGTATGGCTATATGTGTGACCTAGTCAAAAGTCGGATCCTAAAATTTAAATCTCGTGTCCACACCTAAAATTTTTAGCGAGATTAACTGAAATTTATTCGAGATGTCTCAGAATCACCATCAGCTACTTCGTGCAGATTGTCGTGGCTAGATCTATATGTAGACCACACGTTGAAAGttggaccctaaaactaaaatctCGTGCTCACACCTTAAATTTTTAGTgaatttgattgaaatttgttggagatgtctTAGAATGATAGTCAGCTACTTTGTGCAAATTTGCGTGCCTAGATCTACACGTGGGCCCCACACCGAAAGCCGCactctaaaactaaaacctcgcaTTCAcgccttaaaattttagcgaatttgattgaaatttgttggagatgtctTAGAATGACAGTCAGCTACTTCGTGCAGATTAGCATGCCTAGATTGATACTTGGACCCCACGTCGAAAGccggaccctaaaactaaaaactcgcgttcacaccttaaaattttaaagAATTTGACTGAAGTTTGTTAGATATGTCTCAAAATGGCAGTCAGCTACTTCGTGCAAATTGGTACTGCTAGAGCTACATGTGGGTCTACGTCGAAAGCTAACCATATGATATATATAGAAATAGATTTTAAATGGTATAGAACCGATTTGAGATATGAGTTTAGTTTGACTTTTTGTCTTTTACACCACTTGGTTTGATTTAGATATATAAAGTAATGGGATGGTTGGTGTGGTTTGAAATTAAtttgtttggtttggttttgggacgGTTCTCATGCCATTAGCAGAATGCAGCGACACAATCACACAAGCAAGGCAAAGCATAGGCCGTCAACGTCAAGGTGGCACCGGCCGCCACTGCACCAGCGAGTAGTAACTGAACCGGTGGCCGCTCGTCCACCACCTCCCCGCCATCACGTCGCGGCACACGTCTCCCCCGCAAGGCCGCAGAGGAATCGCCTGCGGCCcactgcttcctcttccttggCCCCGAATCCGGCCGGACGACGCCACCGAGGCACCGAGGCGCGCAGGCGCCCGCCGCACACGCTACACGTTAGCCTCCCGTTGGCCCGCCGGTCCACTCCCACCACCCAACGGTCAGGTGACCCCGCACCCCGCACCCCACGCCCCGTCCCCACCCCACGCACGCCTCCCGGGCCCGCACGCCAGCAGCAGGGAGTCGCCCAGCGCAAACGTCCACATCGCGGCAGCAACCCGCGAGCCAGCGTCGCTCCGcttggctcggctcggctcgaaTCGGATCGGCTCACTCCGATTCctgcggcgggggggggggggggggggggggggggggggggggggggggggggggggggcggatcCGATCCGACCCGGCCGCACCGACCGAGTCGGTTCCGTCCGGCTATAAAGCCCCGCGCGCTGCTCCCCGGCTCCAACTCGTTTCTTCCAGATCGGCCCAGCCAGCACCCAGAATTTCGGATTCCCTCCTCCCTCGCTCTCTCCTCTCCAAGGAATCAAGCAACCAACCAGaaccaggcaggcaggcagccatGGCCGTGGCCTGCGCGCCGCTCGCGGGCAGATGGGAGATCGGCGGCCCGGGGCTCCCGCTCGGGGGCCTGTTCACGgaggcggagatggcggcggcggacctgcTCGTGCAGCTCAGCGGTAGCGGCGGAGGGGAcgacggcggggcggcgccggagtCGCCGCGGTCGGTGAACACGTGCGCGGGCGCAGCGgcgtgggcggaggaggaggagcgggagcgggaggcggTGCTCGGTCTCGAGCTCGACAGGAGGGCGAGGAAGAGGTACCGGCTGGTGTCGGAGCTCTACGACGCCACAAGGCccgtggccggcgcgggcgcgggcgcgggcagcGCCAGGAAGAGGAAGCGGGGTCACCggacggaggcggaggcggagatggCGATGAGGTACGGAGATCAGCGCTTTCTAGGCTTCTAGAGGTAGACCGGGAGATGGAGGAAGAGTAGAGGTAGACAGGGAGACGGTGGGAGATGGGAGGGAAGGGCTTTTGTGTAATTACAGAAGATTCGTAGGGTCTGTTTTGCAATGTCGGTCCTTTTGCTGCTTTTCAAAGTAGAAGTAGAAGAAGGGGGAGCAAGACAAGAAAAGTGAAGCTAGCTTGTACAGAAAGTTGGTAGTGCCGCTACTACGTTTTGAATTCGAATTTTGGATGTCAACTGGGCCACAGCAAAGATATTTATTCCCAGATCTTGAAATGAAGTCCCCCCCTACTTTTTGGTAGCTAGCATTGTGTCCATGCCCCAAATGCTTCCTCGGGATCTGTAGGCGGGGCGCTTCTGAAATTTTTTGAACCATTCGCCATCGCAGCCTCCCAGAACATTCCTGTCCAGGCCCACATGATTCCGCTCGCTGCAGCTGCCGAGCTGCGAACGCGAGGCTGAACCCCAGCTAACTTCGCTTGCAAGCATACGAGTTGGCCGACGTACACATGATGCTTTGAATACGAAGCGCAAGCAGGTCGAGCATGCAGGTGTGGGTGGGCGCTACGTTTCCGGCGACCGGTGAACGTTTCAAACGGCATTTTGCCGGCGGCTGTTTTCAACTTTGGAAGCAGATAAGAGCTCTCCGAACTCCGTAGACAGTAGAGATCAGATTATAAAATTATTTAGCATGAATCGGCAGGTTTGAATTGGCAACGATGCTTCGCACGCCGACATACTACTTGATCAAGTCGTGGTATACTGGTATATCCAGGCACTACGTTAGCTGCGGTAGTAATTTATTATGCGCACGAGCTGCTGTGTTGGCTTTTGTGACAAGGCTATAATGAGCGTCTGGGGAACACGAGTGAGCTCCATTATCATCagcagaaaataaaaaacaccCAAGAAAATATATCATATCATCTGCAGCGGCATGTTCTTGGAAAAAACAAACATTTCTGTCCAAATCAAGCTTTAGTTTTCATTGCCCGAAAAAAGGCTTTAATTTTTATAATACACGCTAATCTTGCTAAGGAACAGCATGGCGCAGGATCCAGCTTAATTTTATATATGATGGCTACTTATTGTTCATTTAACAAACGCAAAGTTTTATATGATTCAAAAGGCTGGTGTGTAGCTCCTTTTGTTTTGGATGAAAATCCTCTCCCGTTTTAGGCTTATAAAGTGTGCCGGAtctgttaaaaaaaaactgtggcAGATGGCTGCTGATGCAATGCACATGGACTAGGGCTTCGTCCCTAAAGAAGAAGAGGCTTTCTATGATTCACAGGAGATTGATTAgcttgttttgacttttgaacGCATAACTCTCTTGCTACAACAGCTTCATGAGCTTTTTCTCATGCTAGAGTTAGCGctttgtcggatttagtgaccagCAGTCCACCAAGAGGGTGctcaggtggtagatttgtaggtgggggagatcgtaagactaagaactcgaatggtaacacagggacacaaggtttagacaggtttaggcctccggagagtaataccctacgtcttgtgttctAGTGGATTGTATCGTTGATCGCAGGTGCCAAAAGTTAATGTGCGTTAGGGAGAGTTGAGCTACCCTCGGGAGGtgtccctggccgccttatataggctgacgatctagggttacaagtcggatatATAGGATCTAATcttagtcggttgttacatgaaaagcaaGGTGAGTCGGACTATAACAAGTATTCTGCGATATTCGGGCAGAATCCGTTTGCTCGGCCTCCAAGCTTGCGTTCCACGTATCTTCATGCTTTACCGTGCACGTCATGGTTGGGTGGAACCCACTTATCAGGCCGGCTAGTATCTTGATCGgtgggacccgtgggtacccttatcctcACGTTTAATTAGCACAACTGTTCTAATTCCAGTCTGTACCCTGATCGACTTCTAATAAGTACGCAAATCCCAACATAATATCCCGTTATCCCTTGATCTTGTATCTACGCATGTTCTTTCTTTTGGTTTACTGTCTGAATCTGGTCCACATCTATATATGAGATGGCTGGGCATTCTCCTCCCCTTTCATTCTCAAGTTCTTGGGATTGCGAATCGAGCTTTACTGTAGTCACTGTCGAGGGGTTCGATGGCTACGTCGTCAACCTCTAGAAAATGATGCTTCGTCGTAGTTACAACGTTGGATATAGGACTTGGAATCAGCTAACAAATTTGGTACAGCTCCATATATCAGTAGATATTAATTTGTCCAAGGAGAAGCCGGCTGATTCTGTGTCGACCACGCATTTTCTACCGTCTGCGCGTTCTCGTGGCACAACCACAGA harbors:
- the LOC117843170 gene encoding uncharacterized protein; protein product: MAVACAPLAGRWEIGGPGLPLGGLFTEAEMAAADLLVQLSGSGGGDDGGAAPESPRSVNTCAGAAAWAEEEEREREAVLGLELDRRARKRYRLVSELYDATRPVAGAGAGAGSARKRKRGHRTEAEAEMAMRYGDQRFLGF